Below is a genomic region from uncultured Erythrobacter sp..
CGAGGTGCCGTCTGCCGAAATCCGGTCCGCGCGAATTTCCACTGGTGCTTCGAACCCGACCGTTCCGGCGAGCGCGATGGATTCGTCGACATCGACATCCACGTCGAGGATATTGGGATCGAGGCCGTATTCGCCGTCAGCCGCAATCCCGACGCCGCCGACGACCACACCGTTCTTGTAAAGCGGGAAGCCGCCCGCATCGGCGGACAGTCCCAGCGGCGAGCGCTGCGGGCCGATCATCCCGTCGGTGAAACGCGAGGAGAGGTCCGAGCACGGCAATTGGCTGAACTGCACCCCGAAGAGCGGGCCGCTTTCAAGGCCGACGGTCGTGGGAGCAGGCGGGAAATGCTCTTGCACAATCTGCGAGGCGACGCGGGTCGAGAAGGCGTTGCCGCCGCTCGACAGGTAAGCGCCGGTGATAGCCTTGGCGATGGCGGCGGCTTCGGCGGGAACATCGAGCCCCTGCACGTCGATGCTCTGCCCGTTGGGCGCTCCGGGAATGGCGACCGTCGCTGGTGCGCCCGGCATGCGGAACACGGCCAGCACATTGCCAACGCGGTCGACGACCGAGATCACCGCCGGATCGCCTTGCGCCGTGGCCTGAGCCGCTGCGCGCGCGATCACGGTCTGAACGTCAGCGGTGCTCAGGCTTTCTTGCGCAGGAACCGAATAGACCTGCCCGGTTGGAGGCGGCGGTGGAGGCGGCGAAGGCGGCGGTGTTCCGCCCGTTCCTCCACCAGCAGGCGCAGAATCGCCGCCGCCGCACGCTGCGAGCACCAGCAAGGGCGCTCCGGCAAGGACTTTCCACCCCCCGGCCACTGCTACTGCAACCTGCGAATGGCAGTGGTCGCCGAAGCGAGCGCAGTGCGGAAATCGGCTGGATTGTAGCCATTGGGGCCTTCAACCGCTGCATAGGCGCGGTTGATGTCAGCGCGTATGCCTGCAGCCGCACCAGCGGTCACACGGCCATCAGACACAAGCCCGTTGAGCAGCGTATCAATCGCCATCACCGCCTGCACCGAACCCGAATAATCGGTGAAGCGCGGGCGCGTGGCATTGCCGCCGATAATCTCGATCACGCGGAAGGCGTCAGCATCGATATAGGCGCGCTGGCTCAACGCGTTGGAGAGCTGGCGCGCGCGCTGTGACAGTTCCCGCGCAGCTTCACGCGGATTGCCGCCCCCGCCGCCCATAGCGCGGTGGAAGTCGCGGCTGGCACTCTGAAACGCCTCCGCCTGCCCCGGCACCAATGCGCCTGCGACGGCCGACAGCATGATGATGTTCTCGTCATTGAATGGCGGATTACCGAAAGGAATAGGCCGGCCCGGATTTTCCTCGAAAGTCAGGCGGCGGCGGTCGCTGTCCTGAATCTCGCGGTGGCAGCTGTGGCAATCGAGGAAGTAGAATTGCGGAAACGCGCCCTCCATGCCGAAGCGCGGCTGCGCGAACAGGCTGGTCGAGCGGCGCACCGCCTCGGCCTGACCCACCGCCCAGAACCGCACGGCATTGGGCCGGCGCTTGCGCGAAGTGTAATCGTCATCGACCTGATGGTGCTGCTGCAGCGCGCTGAACAGGTCCAGCTCAAACGAGACGCGCGGGTGGCCTGCCGCCATCATCGAGTGGGTTACAAACTGCCCCGTCTTCTCCGAGCCGAAGTGACAATCGAGGCAGACATTGGCGCGAACCTGCGGGTTTTCCAGCGGGGTCAGGCCATCGGAAACGTTGGAAGCATGCGAGGCGGGGCGCGCATAATGGCTGGACAGCCACGCATCGCCTGCGGGGCCATGGCAGCTTTCGCAGCCCACCCCGTCGCTCAGTTGGAAACGCGGCCCCTTTGGCGCTTCGGGAACATAGGTGGCGTGGCAGCCGAGGCATTCGCTCGCCTGAGTCGCTGATCCCAGGCCGAGAGTTGAAGCGATCTGCTGACCCCGCCGGCTGGCGAGCACGGCATAGGCGCGGCTGTGCGCGCCGCTGGGCGAAGACGGTTCCTGCCAGGTCGCGATCTCGTCCTGACGCACGACAGCGCCATTGCCTTCGGCGCGGCCATGACAGGTCGATCCTGCACAGCTCGCAACGCCCTCGAAAGAGCCGTTGCCGTATGCGGTTGCTACTGGATAGATCGAAATAAGCCCGAGCACGGCGAGCACACGGACAAAGCCCGCATTCCACCGGCGAATGGAATGGCGCAGGGAATGGAAAAATCCCCAAATCGGCCTTGATACTGTCATCTCTTGCCCCCCACGAGATGCCCTAACTTTGCCTTTTTCTCAGGTCTGCGCAAGCCCTCGATTGGATTGCGTCAGCCCGATGCTGCGTCTGGCACGTCGCAAGGTGAATTAGCGACTTTGCCCGAGGCAGGCTTGTATAGGCCCGTCAAGTCGAAGCGTTTCGCTCCCGACTCTTTAGATTGCACGCGTTCCCGCTTTCGCCTTTGTCCCAATCTTGCGCCCGTCTTGCAACCTCCAATGCGATGAAATTCCCGCAAAACACCAAGAAACCGCAATTATCGGCCCGCATGATGCAATGTGACGGATCAGTCCTTTCGCGCCGCGATAGAGGTTGTAATGATGCCGGAACGAAAAACAGGGGGACAGATTACTATGAGCATACCGCCGATTGCGATGGGGTCCGACGGCTTCTTTCATCCCGCGAGCGAAGCCGAAGTCATCGCGCTGGTGAATTACGCCCGCGCCCACAACCTTGAAATACGCGGGCGCGGCGCGACGCATTCGGTGGCGTGGAGCATCTATACCGACCCCGCCAATGGCACGCCCCCCAATCGCACATTGCAGCAGTCACCGCCGCCGGGCGGGATCAATCTCGCCTTTGACCAGATGCGCGCGCTTGATTGGATCGACGAAGCCGCTGGTGTGATCGAGGCGGAGCCGGGCATCAATCTGGGCTGGGACCCCGAAGACCCGTTTGGCGTATCGACGCTCGAAAACAGCCTGCTGCACCAGATTTACGAGAAAGGCTGGGCGGTGAACACGCTGGGCGGGATCACCCACCAGACGCTTGCCGGATTTACTGCGACAGGCTCTGCGGGCGGATCGACGCGGTATGCGTGGGACAATGCCGTCGCCTTTCGCGTGGTCGACGGCATGGGCAATGCCGAATGGATCGACCAGTCGCATGAGCACTTTGACGCTATCGGCACGTCGATGGGCCTGCTGGGCCTTGTGACCAAAATCCGGCTCCAATTGGTGCCGATGTACAATATCGAAGGGACCGAGATCACCACGCCGATGAGCGGGCTTGACGCTCCGATGGACTTCTTCGGACCCGGCGATGCGAGCCAGCCGAGCCTGCAGCAATATCTGGCCGAGACGCCCTACACCCGCATCGTATGGTGGCCGCAAAAGGGTGCTGAACGCATCCAGACTTGGAAGGCCGTCCCTGTGGCGGCGAGCGACCAGAATCTGGAGCCTTACGAACAGTTCCCGCCCAACTTTGGCGGACAGACCGAGATGTTCGCCGGATCGATCGTGTTCGTCCTGTTCGGCAACACCAACCCCTTCCGCATAATCGGGCTGTGCTGGCAAAAGGCCTGCCACTATCTCGAATGCCTCGCCTCTGTGCTTCGCCGCAGCGGCAAGGGAGAGATTGCGCGCTTCCTCACCTTCCTGCTCGGCTGCATCGTTGCGCTGCTGCTGGGCGCGCTGGGATCGGTGCTGGGTTTCGTCAGCGGGCTTGTGCGCATGCTCTTTCCCAAACTGCTGCCGATCTTCAACCCGATGACCAAACCGGGCGAAGAGACGAAGTTCAGCGATTGGTACTGGCGTTCGCTCTGTATGGACAACACGGTCAGCGATGGCTTGCTAGGGACCGAATTTACCGAGATCTGGGTGCCGATCGGCCGCGCGCAGCAGGTGATGAACCTCTACCAGGAAATGTTCGAACAGGGCGGCTATGACGCGACCGGATATTTCTCGACCGAGGTCTATGGCGGTCCGCCGTCAAGCGGTTGGATGCATCCCGGCTACACCGATGGCAGCGATGAATACAAGGACGGCACGGTGCGCATCGACGTCTATTGGTTCCGCGACAACAAGGGCGTGCCCAATTGCGATGAAGGATTTCTGGAGCAGTACTGGCAGGTTCTTCGCGACAACAACGTGCCCTTCCGCCTGCACTGGGGCAAGTTCGTGCCCCGCTACGCCTTTGACGATTGGGCCGCCTATTACCGCGCCAACCTGCCGCGCTTTGACGACTTTATGGCTTTGCGTGCAGCACGCGATCCGCACGGCGTCTTCTTCACCGGTTACTGGAAGAAGCGCCTGACCGGCACCGAGTGATCGCAGGATATCAGGCGACGTGAGCCAAACCGGTTAGCGGATCAATTGCCGCCAATCGGTTTGGTGCCGTCACCCAGCACGATGAACGCCGCCCAATAGAACGGGTGCGAGGTGTCGGGATCATCCATCAGGCCGCGCTGCGCATCGCCGAGCGAGCCTGACAGGCCCTGCCCGTCCTCGCCCGAGATTAGCCCTTCGACCAGTCGCTGTGTCGCGTTGAAATCGTCGGGCACCGGCCAATGGCTCGCCACCACAGCGCGCGCGCCTGCGCCCACGAAGGCTCGGACCAGACCGTCGAGCGCGTAATTGCCGCCTCCGACAATCCCCGCCTCGCGCGAGATTGCGCTGGTCGCCATGCCCGCCGTATCGCAGGCAGACAGGATCACCACGTCTGCATCAAGCTGAAGGTCGAAAATCTCCTTGAAGGTTAAGAGGCCATCCGACCCGTCATCGCCGAAAGATGTGACCAGTGCAGGCCGCGCGGGGCAATTGGGATTGGGCGCGGTGACCAAACCGTGCGTTGCGAAATGCACCACGCGGAAATCCGACAGGTCTTGCTTCGACAGCAAAGCGGTGTCGGAGAAGGCTTCGCCCACCGCGACCTCGCTCTTGTCCAGACCAAAGCTTTCGGCTGCGAAGAACAGTTCGCCCGGCTCGATCGGGTTCCGCCATGTGTCGAGCGACCAGTCGCACGGATCATTTGATTGGGTGCGACCGGTAGGCAGCGCGTTGGAGCCGATGCCAAGATAGGCCTTGTTCGCACGCGAAGGCGCGATCCGGCGGATATCGAGGAAGCCGCGCGGGCTCACCGCAATTGACACATCGCGGCTGCGTCCGAGCCAGTCGATCTCGCGGTAATCATAGAGGTCTTCGTTTTCGTCCTCGGTCCGCTCCAGATAGGCATCGACGCCATCTTGGCTGGCGATCAGCACCTGCGGCGGCAATTGCAGCATCGGACCATCGGGCTCGAACACGATATGTTTCATATTGGCCATCTCCGCCTCGACCGGGCCGAACAGGCGCAGATACAGATCGCGCGCGCGCTCGACATCGAACGGATAGGTGACGGTCTGGCCAGCCTCGTAAACCACGATGGAATCGCGGATAAAGGCGACCGCATCGTCGAGCTCGTCAATCCCGCCTTCGACCTTGAAGGTACGCGCATCGCCGCTTGTCACCCACAGCGCGTAGATCTCCTCGCCGACCAGCACCATCTTGTAATAGGCTTCCTCGGCGCCCAGCGCGCCCTGAAGCTCCGACAATTCAAGCCGGGTCGGGGTCAGCGCGCGGAAACGCGGATAGTCCGACAGGCGCGAAAGCAGAGCGGTCTGTTCGCCGCGCAGATAGTCCAGCGTCTCGCGCGCGGCGATCAATCCATCGGCTTGAAGCGGCGTCGGGTTGGGCAAGGCTGCCAGACGATCAGCGCGCGCTTGTGTCCGCGCGATCTCGCGGCTGCGATTGAGCGACAAGCGGAACAGGCCCGACGCGTCATCGTCGCCTTCGGACATTTGCCGTGCAAGGATCGCCTGCGTTTGCGCAACGCCAGGGCGTTGGAGCATTTGCGACGCGTTGAAGAAGTCGGCCGTCGCATCCGCAGATCCCTCTGCTGCAAGCAGCGCGAAATAGGGTTCGAGCAGGTTGCGAAGGCTTGCGCCGCTATCGGTGGTGTTGGCAGCCCGGTCGACCACATCGGCGAACAGAATGCGCGCTTCATCGGCACGGCCTGCTCTCAGCAGGAAACCGGCCTTGCGCGCATAGGCGGCGAGCAGGACCGGCGATTGCGGATAGTCGCGTGAAATCGCGGTGGCGGCGACATCATAGGCGCGGATCGCGGTTTCAGTGCGACCCTGCCCTTCGGCGACCAGCGCACGCTCGATCGCAATTTCCGAACGCAGCCAGCGCGCCGACGCAACCCGGCCATCGCGCACTTCGGCGATCCGGCGGTCGGCACGGCGCAGCATTGTTTCAGCGGTTGCAAGGTCGTTATTCTGCCGCGCGATCGAGCCTGACAGGAAATCCGCCTGCGCATCGAGCATCTCGGCCCGTTCGAGCGGCGACAGGCCAAGCTCGACCCCGCCGAGGCGTTGCAGCGCGATATTCTCGCGGTTGATCTGGGCGGAAAGCGGATTGTCGATAAAGCCGTCGCGGATCGTCAGATCGCGCGTTTCGGGATCAACCTCGCGCATTTCCTCAGCCAGCACGGCGAGCGCGGCATCGGGAAAACGGCGGTTGAGGAAATTGATCGCGCGGTAATTGCGGATCAGGCGCTGGGCCACGCCGTCGCTGCGGGTGAGCGAGGCGTCGGCTTGCGCGAACAGGCGCTCGGCAGCGGTGAAATTGCCCAGATTGGATTGCTGCAGCCCTTGATTGGCGAGCACTTCCGCGCGCGCCGCCGAATTGCTCTGACTGCGTCCGGCGAGGTTTTCGAAGAACTGGCCCGATTCAGCAAAGCGGCCACTATTGTTGCGGACATAGGCTTCGTTAAGCGCGTCGAACTCGCTCAAAGAGCCGGCCTGCACGCGGGCAAATGCCGCCGCGTCGCTGACTTCGGTCTGGGCGACTTCGATTGTGCCGGGCAATGCACGGTCATTGTAAACCGACGCGAGCGCCAGACGCAGCACCGGATCATAGCCCGCCAGCCCTTCGACCAGATAGGTGCGACCGCCCTCTTCTAGCGAGTAGCTGCGATAGTCGATGCCATGCTCAGCGTCGGTGCAGGTCAGCTTGGTGACTTCGCCGACCATCTCGATTTCGGCAGTCTCGGGACTGCGGCAACTGGCCCCGCTGCCCGCGCCGCTCGGCTGGCTTGAGACATTCGCCCCATCGCGCAGGATCAGCAATGTGCCCACAGCGCCCGCCGCATCGCGGCAGGTGAGCCGGTATGCGCGGTCGAACATACCGCCCAGCCGCGGCTCTGTCGGAGCGTTCTGCGCGGTGCAGCGCACGCCCGCATTGCCGACGCGGAAATTGGTCTGGATCGACAGCGGATCGTCTTGCGACAATGCCGGTGCGACCATCATCGCGCCCGAAATCCCGCCGAGCGCCAGCACCAGTGCAAACGCCTTGGTCCCCATTTTGTTCAGGGTCTTCATGGCTGATCTCCATTGCCGCCAGCTGGCGGTGCATCGACATCCGGATCAACCAGCGCGGGATTGCCCGAGCCACTGATCGGATCGTTGATCGCACCGCGGCGGTCGAGTGCATTGGTGTTGATGATGCTGACTGGAGGCGCGATCGGACCGCGTGTTGCAGCTTCGCTTTCCTCTTCCTCTTCTTCGGCAGCTTCCTCTTCTTCCTCTTCCGATTCTTCTTCCGTTTCCTCTGAGTCTTCGGATTCCTCGGTGTCTTCGGTGTCTTCGCTCTCTTCGTCGGCGCTGCCTTCTTCGCTGTCGTCGGACGAGGATTCGCCGTCGTCAGAGGAGGAGTCGCTATCGCCGTCGGAATTGCTGTCACCGTCGGAACTGCTGTCCGAACCGCTATCGCCGGAATCGTCGATCGAGAACTCGCCGTCACCGCCGCCGCCATCATCGACATTGTCGACATTCACGTCGCCGCCGCCGCTTGATCCGCTGCCGGTTCCGGTGCTGCCCGTGCCAGTGCCTGCGCTGCTGCCATCGTCGGAGCTGTCGCTATCGCCGCCAGAACTGCCGTCATCACCCGAACCGCTATCGCCGCCGGTCGCGCCATCGCTGGACCCGCCGCTTGAGCCGCTGCCCGAACCGCTCGACGAACCAGCCCCGCTCACCGCCGCCGAAACTGTCGAAGTGATCTCGCCTTGATTGTTGTCAACCGCAGGAGCACCGTCGCATCCGCCCAGCGCGCAACCATTGATCTGGCTGCCCGCGTTGAAGATAGTCGCGTCATCGAGAAGATCGAGCAGAGCCGTCGCGGCATCATTGCCGGTCAGGACATTGCCCGCGCCGTCGTCGAACTGGCCGTTGATGATGACCAGCGGCATCGCGCCGCCACCCCTGCCACCGCCGACATCGATGGTGATGGCACCGGCACTCGGCAAGACGAAGCCAGCGGGAAGCTCTTCAGTGCCGGTGTTCTGGATCAACAGTTGATCGGTCACCACCAGCTCGAGCGCACCAGCGCGCAGAACGCCGTCAGGCTGCGGGCTGGCAATGGGCGTGTTGATTAGAGCCGCGAGTTCCTCTTCGGTTTCATCTCCGGCCAGACCGTCAAAGACCGAGCCTGAGCCGATAAAGATCGTGCCCGCAGTGATGTTGACCGTCCCGCCATTGGCGAACAGATCAATTGCGCCCGTATCGGCATTGATCGCGAACAGGTCAGCGTTGAAGTTCACATTGACCGGAGACCCGGTTGATGTTGCGGTCAGCAGACCGTCAACAATGATCTCTCCGCCCGTGCTGATCGTTTGCAGGGTCAGCGTGCTCAGAAGCGTGTTCGACGAAAGATCCACGTCACCGACAATCAGCTGAACCCCGTTCTCATTGGAGGTTTCGAAGATAGCGACCTCGCCAGCCAGCAGACGTTCAAATACTTCCAAGTCGACCAGATAGCCGGTGAAATCGCCGGTCGGATCATCGCCGAGCATTACGCCGCCTTCATTGTTCGAAGCCAGCCGGATGCGTCCCGATGCGCCCGCGTCGATTGCGCCTTGCTGGATAATGTCGATTTCGAAGGAGGTGATGTCGACAAGACCCGCCTGCCACAATCCCTGCACTTGAACCAGACCGCCTGCATTGGCGTTGATTGTGGCCGCGCTGACATCGCCGAGCATGATGTCACCGCTCGCCTGAATCGTCGCATCCTGAGCGACAACGAGGGGGTTGGTGGAAGTAACAGAACCGCCGGTTGTGCTCACATTCAGTGTGTCGACGGTCGCACTTTCTAGGAAAATGTCGGTTCCGCCAATGATCTGCAATGATCCGGCCGTTGCACCAAGCAGTTCAACCGATTCCCCAGCAGAGACAAAGATTGACCCTGCAGTCACTTCGTCCAGCGCGATACCGGTTGCCGCTTCGAATGTCGCGCTCTGGCCGACAACGATCGGACTGGTCGACGAGATAGACCCGCTATTTCCTCGTGCGATCAGCGTGTTGGCGGCGATATTGCCAAGCCTCATGCCAGTCCCGCTTTCGATCAGCAGGGTTCCGTTTGAGGCGTCGAGCAACGCGATCTCAAGCGCGCCAAATTGCGTGGTAACGGTAATGTCGGTCGCGGTGACGTCGAGCAGTCCAATGTCCGATCTTGAATTCAAAGTGATCTGGCCATCGGAGGTCAGCAAGGCGCTCGCGCCCAGAACGTTGTCCGTTGCTGTCAACGTCATCGATTCCGTGGCGTTGATCGTGCCCGGATCAATGGGAGGCGAAGCCGGATCGGGCAATACGAAGTCACCCCCGGTGACGTTGAAAACCCGGCTGTCCAACAGCGAACTGGTCAGCGCAATATCGACGAGGCCAGGCGTGAGGAGATTGAACGTATCAACCGTCAGCGTCGCGTCTGTCAGAACCAACGCAGCCCCCGTTTCCGGATCAGGTGCATCATCACCTTGAAGCGTGATGTCGATCGAGCCGATATTGACGTCGGATTGTGTGACGCTGATCGTTGCTAATTCCGGATACAGGCTGGCTCCCGGTGTCGCTCCTGCGCCGCCTGCGGACGAGGTGTTCATCAGCAGGCTGCCGAGATTCATCAACCCGCGGCCCGGATTCTGAAACGCCTGACTGACAACCAGCCGCATCGTTCCAGCCTGACCGTCGCCGCCATTGCCTTGCGTGTTGCCGGTCCCGCCATCTCCGCCGACACCCTGGCTGGTAAAGCTCATCGAGTTGGCAGAAACCTCTGCACCGCGAACCAGTGCGGTGAAATTGCCGGCCCGGCCAAGCCCGCCATCGCCGCCAATTCCGGTGGTCGCATTGCCGCCATTGCCGCCTGTATTGACCATCGTGCCGACCACGGTGTCGAAGCTCGCCGAACCGTCTACCGCGCCCGGAACAGGACCGCCGCTTGCGGTGCCAAACTGTAACGAACCGCCGGTTGCGTCACCACCAGCGCCGCCATTGACACCGTCCCCGCCATTCCCTCCGGTGGTCGTAAACGAGAAGTCGGTCACACCCGCTACATCGAGTGTACCGTTAATCGCCTGACCGACGACTACGATTTGACCTCCAGTCGCAGTCCCGCCCGCACCGCCATCGGTGCCTCCAGCCGAGTCGCCGCCATTCCCGCCGATTGTAGTAACATCGACATCAAGGCCGCCCAGCGAAATGAGTGTTGGGTTCCCGCCATCATTGTTGCGCGCAAAAACATTGATCCGAGCGGCGCTCGCCTCACCCCCAACGCCGGGAATGGCGTTGGCAAGCGCATGCCCGCCAAAGGCTTGAGCTGTAAGCGACGCGGTCCCATCCACGATCAGCGTCGCGCCCTCGATGAAAATCCGCGATTCAGCGCGCGTCACCGCATCACCGCCGTTCCGACCATCGCCTCCGCGAGCGGCCGCGCGCAGCTGTGCGGCACCATTGATCCGGATATTCGCAAATTCGTGGAACGAGAATATCTCGGCGACATCGGTCTGTGCGATACCCCCGGTCCCGTTGGGAGCGGTTCCGCCGATTGCGTCAACATCAAGGGTGAGATCGCCTGTGATCGTGAAATCCGTTGGCTGATCGATCAGCAGCCGTGCGAATTGTCCATGTGCCGCCCCGCCATTGCCGCCATCGCTGCCCGCATCGCCGCCGGTTGCGGTGGAAGTGGCCCTCACATTTCCGTTGATCGTCGTCGAAAGCATGCCGAGAGTGCCGAAATTGGGCGCATCGATGCGAGCCCCGCCTGCATCGGCATTGCCGCCATTGCCAACTCCCGGCTGAAGAATAGAGCCACCCTCGGCCACTGCAGTCACAGTCAGCACGGGCGTGGTGATGTTATTCGCTCCATCAAACTCGATGAAGGTGTTACTGGTGCTCGCGTTTCCGCCTGCTCCGTTATCGACATTGCCGCCGCGGGCGGTCTGCGTCACGCCGATCTCACCGGTTGCGGTTACGGTCGCATTCCTGAAGATAATACCGCCCGATAGCGCGCTCGCATTGCCGCCCAATGCGCTAAAAGTTGCGATTGGGTTGGTCGTCCCTTCACCGCCTTCGGCAGTAAGATTGATACCAAGATCGCCGCTGACATTGACCGTGCTGTCGAGGATTTCGAGAGTGCTCGTCGTCACGTTTGCGTTTTCGCCCACGCGGCCATACCCGCCGACTGCAAACCCCGTAATAACGAGATCGGAGAAGATATCGACGGTAGAATTGTCGATCTGGAAGCCGAAATTGCCTCCGATAGCATTGCCGCCTTCACCTAGGTCATCATGCGTGCCATCACCGCCAAAGGTTTCGATTAGCAGCCGGTCAAATGCCACATCCACATCCGCGTTTCCAAACCGGAAGAAACCGCCCGCATTCGTGGCAGAACCGCCTCTGGTGCGTTCCGCGCTTGCCAGGGCCGATCCGCCGACCGCGCGAGAGAGGAATGCTATCCGACCTAGGTTCGAAGTGCTGCCATCGATATTCAGACTTGTGAATCCGTTGTTGCCGTTTCCAGCCACGCCGTCATCTTCGAAGGTATGGCCGCCCTGAGCCACATTTCGGATAAGCAACGGATTGCCCACTACATCGGGCAGGTTGATCGATGCTCCGTTCGTAACCTGCAGCGAAATGCTGTTGCCGAAGGCATTCCCGCCATTGCCATTGATGCCTAGACCACCCTGCGCCTCGGCGGAGATGAATTCGAGCTCACCCAAGCCAGGATCACCGATCGTATTGGCCCCGAGCACTGTGAGGGTCGAACCGGCCCCCGAGGCATCGATCGATATTGTCCCGGAGGTGGCTATTTCGCCGGGGCCATTGCTGCCCTGCCCGCCAAACGCATCGCCTGACATGTTGAGCTCGCCAGTGGAGAACAAAGCGCCGTCAAAAACCTGCAGCTGGACCAAGTTGGAGGTCGCGCGCCCGTCAATCCCTGCGATGGCATTGCTGACGATCCGCGTTACGCCACCGACATCAATCGTGCCGCCAGTGGAGGCACTGACACGTGAGTCTCCGGCTCGCGCATGCGTTCCATCGGTCGCAAGGCTGGTATCTGCAGTGGCGTCGACAACCAGATTGCCGCCGACAAACAGCGAAGAACCGGCGTCAAAGACCTGCAAACGCGCAGCGCCGCTTTGCGCAAACAGATCGGGCTGCCCTTCATTGCGGACGCGCGAGGCGATGGTAAGATCCCCGCCAACTTGCACTGTAGCGCCAGAGTTGATCATCAGGATCGAATTGCCGACATCCAAAGTTTGGCGCGGCGAATTGGCGATCAAATCAAGATTGCCGACCACATCCAGAAGGCCAATGTTACCGTTTGATTCAAAGACAGCGGCATTGATTCCGCCTGCACGGAACGACGCATTGCCTTCAAAAAACATCGCTTCGGACACAAACAAGTTCAGATCGGTCTCGGCCGCGGCATCAACGTCCGAGGTGAACACAATCGGAGTGCCGGGATTGGGTCCACTATTGTTGTCGATCGTGATGAAGGAATTGCCGATCGCAGCCGGATTGGGCAGCGGATCAATCTCGCCTGCAAAGACATTGTGGCCCGCCGCTAGCACCACCGTCTCACCCTCCATCGAGGCTGAACCAGCGATGTCGAATCCAAGCTGGCTGCCCCCTTGGATTGCCATTGTCATCGACGTGTTCTTGGGGATTGCCACCATATAGATGCGGTGG
It encodes:
- a CDS encoding multiheme c-type cytochrome; translation: MTVSRPIWGFFHSLRHSIRRWNAGFVRVLAVLGLISIYPVATAYGNGSFEGVASCAGSTCHGRAEGNGAVVRQDEIATWQEPSSPSGAHSRAYAVLASRRGQQIASTLGLGSATQASECLGCHATYVPEAPKGPRFQLSDGVGCESCHGPAGDAWLSSHYARPASHASNVSDGLTPLENPQVRANVCLDCHFGSEKTGQFVTHSMMAAGHPRVSFELDLFSALQQHHQVDDDYTSRKRRPNAVRFWAVGQAEAVRRSTSLFAQPRFGMEGAFPQFYFLDCHSCHREIQDSDRRRLTFEENPGRPIPFGNPPFNDENIIMLSAVAGALVPGQAEAFQSASRDFHRAMGGGGGNPREAARELSQRARQLSNALSQRAYIDADAFRVIEIIGGNATRPRFTDYSGSVQAVMAIDTLLNGLVSDGRVTAGAAAGIRADINRAYAAVEGPNGYNPADFRTALASATTAIRRLQ
- a CDS encoding FAD-binding protein, encoding MSIPPIAMGSDGFFHPASEAEVIALVNYARAHNLEIRGRGATHSVAWSIYTDPANGTPPNRTLQQSPPPGGINLAFDQMRALDWIDEAAGVIEAEPGINLGWDPEDPFGVSTLENSLLHQIYEKGWAVNTLGGITHQTLAGFTATGSAGGSTRYAWDNAVAFRVVDGMGNAEWIDQSHEHFDAIGTSMGLLGLVTKIRLQLVPMYNIEGTEITTPMSGLDAPMDFFGPGDASQPSLQQYLAETPYTRIVWWPQKGAERIQTWKAVPVAASDQNLEPYEQFPPNFGGQTEMFAGSIVFVLFGNTNPFRIIGLCWQKACHYLECLASVLRRSGKGEIARFLTFLLGCIVALLLGALGSVLGFVSGLVRMLFPKLLPIFNPMTKPGEETKFSDWYWRSLCMDNTVSDGLLGTEFTEIWVPIGRAQQVMNLYQEMFEQGGYDATGYFSTEVYGGPPSSGWMHPGYTDGSDEYKDGTVRIDVYWFRDNKGVPNCDEGFLEQYWQVLRDNNVPFRLHWGKFVPRYAFDDWAAYYRANLPRFDDFMALRAARDPHGVFFTGYWKKRLTGTE
- a CDS encoding CHAT domain-containing protein, which gives rise to MKTLNKMGTKAFALVLALGGISGAMMVAPALSQDDPLSIQTNFRVGNAGVRCTAQNAPTEPRLGGMFDRAYRLTCRDAAGAVGTLLILRDGANVSSQPSGAGSGASCRSPETAEIEMVGEVTKLTCTDAEHGIDYRSYSLEEGGRTYLVEGLAGYDPVLRLALASVYNDRALPGTIEVAQTEVSDAAAFARVQAGSLSEFDALNEAYVRNNSGRFAESGQFFENLAGRSQSNSAARAEVLANQGLQQSNLGNFTAAERLFAQADASLTRSDGVAQRLIRNYRAINFLNRRFPDAALAVLAEEMREVDPETRDLTIRDGFIDNPLSAQINRENIALQRLGGVELGLSPLERAEMLDAQADFLSGSIARQNNDLATAETMLRRADRRIAEVRDGRVASARWLRSEIAIERALVAEGQGRTETAIRAYDVAATAISRDYPQSPVLLAAYARKAGFLLRAGRADEARILFADVVDRAANTTDSGASLRNLLEPYFALLAAEGSADATADFFNASQMLQRPGVAQTQAILARQMSEGDDDASGLFRLSLNRSREIARTQARADRLAALPNPTPLQADGLIAARETLDYLRGEQTALLSRLSDYPRFRALTPTRLELSELQGALGAEEAYYKMVLVGEEIYALWVTSGDARTFKVEGGIDELDDAVAFIRDSIVVYEAGQTVTYPFDVERARDLYLRLFGPVEAEMANMKHIVFEPDGPMLQLPPQVLIASQDGVDAYLERTEDENEDLYDYREIDWLGRSRDVSIAVSPRGFLDIRRIAPSRANKAYLGIGSNALPTGRTQSNDPCDWSLDTWRNPIEPGELFFAAESFGLDKSEVAVGEAFSDTALLSKQDLSDFRVVHFATHGLVTAPNPNCPARPALVTSFGDDGSDGLLTFKEIFDLQLDADVVILSACDTAGMATSAISREAGIVGGGNYALDGLVRAFVGAGARAVVASHWPVPDDFNATQRLVEGLISGEDGQGLSGSLGDAQRGLMDDPDTSHPFYWAAFIVLGDGTKPIGGN